From the Apis cerana isolate GH-2021 linkage group LG3, AcerK_1.0, whole genome shotgun sequence genome, one window contains:
- the LOC108001884 gene encoding protein pinocchio isoform X6 — protein MLMYKVSKVLTHQNNMSVTTTVQPATESLSRHGSNISLSCHSSCGSVDDGLQGSHPQYQDTILTIEELRAQLNSCFTCGVSWSEEHVSLDCSECGGYSLQRPCPLCDGRCRTSWKRDLTMSHASGKARWIGECGLSCGPSIEEPLVPALEKLRATS, from the exons ATGTTAATGTACAAAGTATCGAAAG TTTTAACGCATCAAAACAACATGTCTGTGACTACAACTGTTCAGCCAGCTACTGAGAGTCTTTCTCGCCATGG AAGCAATATTTCTTTGTCTTGCCACAGTTCGTGCGGAAGCGTTGACGATGGCCTCCAAGGATCTCATCCTCAGTATCAGGATACAATCCTTACTATTGAGGAACTTCGTGCTCAATTGAATTCTTGTTTCAC ATGTGGAGTTTCGTGGAGCGAAGAACACGTTTCTCTCGATTGTAGTGAATGTGGTGGTTATTCTCTTCAACGACCGTGCCCACTTTGTGACGGACGTTGCCGCACCTCGTGGAAACGCGACCTTACCATG tccCATGCCAGTGGTAAAGCAAGATGGATTGGTGAATGTGGACTGAGTTGCGGACCTTCTATCGAGGAACCATTGGTACCCGCATTGGAAAAGCTACGAGCTACTTCGTGA